A region of Toxotes jaculatrix isolate fToxJac2 chromosome 23, fToxJac2.pri, whole genome shotgun sequence DNA encodes the following proteins:
- the chrnb1l gene encoding cholinergic receptor, nicotinic, beta 1 (muscle) like → MAVMMGEKRMKLNINARMNTLLIVCSSLCLAFAGASETERRLHKKLFENYNMKVRPARYWEERVMVRVGMTLSQLVSLNEKNGEMTTNVFMNLAWTDYRLSWNPEDYDNINVLRIPPNKVWRPDIYLINNNDGQFDVALYVNVLVYSDGTVNWLPPAIYRSSCSIEVAYFPFDWQNCSMVFRSYTYDASEVDLQYFLDDDGKEIHEIVIDENAFTENGEWAICHKPSRKNVKEDLYEDITFYLIIQRKPLFYIINIIMPCILTSVLAIFVFYLPPGAGEKMTLSISVLIALTVFMLLLADKVPETSLGIPMIVNYVMFTMILVTFSVILSVVVLNLHHRTPSTHIMPNWVRKVFIHFLPKYIGMTRPNPEEPLLEEESGDDTPIRSFNGRQPGGEYFFRKINPDLVIPWRGRCESTVQLQRLPNTDSYCLILPPNLKSAIAAVTYMAEQLKKQDTDDTMTGDWQFIALVVDRLFLWLFVIITTLGTLAMFLDASFNYTPDNPFP, encoded by the exons ATGGCTGTCATGATGGGGGAAAAGAGGATGAAGCTCAACATTAATGCGAGAATGAACACGCTTCTCATCGTATGCAGCAGCCTTTGTCTCGCTTTCGCTG GGGCCTCAGAAACAGAGCGGAGACTCCATAAGAAGCTGTTTGAGAACTACAACATGAAAGTCAGACCAGCTCGTTACTGGGAGGAGAGGGTGATGGTGCGAGTTGGGATGACCCTCTCTCAGCTTGTCAGCTTG AACGAGAAGAACGGCGAGATGACAACCAACGTGTTCATGAATCTG GCATGGACAGACTACAGGTTGTCATGGAACCCGGAGGACTATGACAACATTAATGTTTTGAGGATTCCTCCTAACAAGGTGTGGCGTCCTGACATCTACCTCATAAACAA TAACGATGGTCAGTTTGACGTGGCCTTGTATGTCAACGTCTTGGTTTACAGTGATGGGACCGTCAACTGGCTTCCCCCAGCCATCTACCGCAGCTCCTGCTCTATAGAG GTGGCGTACTTCCCGTTTGACTGGCAGAACTGCAGCATGGTTTTCCGCTCGTACACCTATGATGCCTCTGAGGTGGACCTGCAGTACTTTCTGGATGATGATGGCAAAGAGATCCATGAGATTGTTATAGATGAGAATGCTTTCACTG AGAATGGAGAATGGGCCATCTGTCACAAACCCTCAAGGAAGAATGTTAAAGAGGACCTGTATGAGGACATCACCTTCTATCTCATCATACAGAGGAAGCCTCTTTTctacatcatcaacatcatcatgcCCTGCATCCTCACCAGCGTGCTGGCCATATTCGTCTTCTACCTGCCTCCTGGAGCAG GAGAGAAGATGActctctccatttctgtccTCATCGCCCTGACTGtcttcatgctgctgctggctgacaAGGTCCCTGAGACTTCCCTCGGCATCCCAATGATTGTCAACTACGTCATGTTTACCATGATCCTGGTCACCTTCTCTGTCATCCTGAGCGTGGTCGTCCTCAATCTGCACCACAGGACACCCAGCACACACATCATGCCAAACTGGGTTCGAAAG GTGTTCATTCACTTCCTGCCCAAGTACATCGGCATGACGAGGCCAAACCCAGAGGAGCCTCTGTTGGAGGAGGAGTCTGGTGACGACACACCTATCCGAAGCTTCAATGGACGGCAGCCTGGAGGAGAGTACTTCTTTCGCAAGATCAACCCTGATCTTGTCATACCCTGGAGAGGCAG gTGTGAGAGCACAGTGCAGCTCCAGCGGCTCCCGAACACTGACAGCTACTGTCTGATCCTCCCTCCCAACCTGAAGTCAGCCATCGCCGCTGTGACATACATGGCCGAGCAGCTGAAGAAGCAGGACACGGACGACACG ATGACAGGAGATTGGCAGTTCATTGCTCTGGTGGTGGACCGACTCTTCCTCTGGTTGTtcgtcatcatcaccaccctGGGAACCCTGGCCATGTTCCTGGATGCCAGTTTCAACTACACCCCTGATAACCCCTTCCCATAG
- the cldn7a gene encoding claudin-7-A isoform X2 — protein MANSGIQLLGFFLSLIGIVGLIIGTILPQWKMSAYIGDNIITAVAMYQGLWMSCAFQSTGQLQCKIYDSILQLDSSLQATRALMIVGIIVSIAGLGVACMGMKCTTCVGSDKLRKSRIAMTGGIILLVGGLCAIVACSWFAHNVIRAFYNPYTPVNTKFEFGAAIFIAWGGSLLDVLGGAMLAASCPRKKQVSKYPSMGGSRSGPPSSTKEYV, from the exons ATGGCCAACTCCGGTATTCAACTGTTGGGATTTTTCCTGTCGTTAATTGGCATCGTCGGACTGATCATCGGGACCATCCTGCCGCAGTGGAAGATGTCTGCGTACATCGGGGACAACATCATCACAGCGGTGGCCATGTACCAGGGGCTGTGGATGTCATGCGCTTTCCAGAGTACCGGACAGCTCCAGTGTAAAATCTACGACTCCATCCTGCAGCTCGACA GTTCACTTCAGGCCACTCGAGCCTTGATGATAGTTGGCATCATCGTGTCCATTGCAGGGCTGGGTGTGGCCTGTATGGGAATGAAGTGCACCACCTGCGTAGGGAGTGACAAACTACGCAAGTCCCGCATCGCCATGACAGGAGGCATCATCCTCCTGGTGGGCG ggCTCTGTGCCATCGTGGCGTGCTCCTGGTTTGCTCACAATGTCATCCGGGCTTTTTATAATCCCTACACTCCTGTCAACACCAA ATTTGAGTTTGGTGCGGCCATCTTCATTGCGTGGGGCGGCTCCCTCCTAGACGTCCTGGGTGGGGCCATGTTGGCTGCCTCCTGTCCGAGAAAGAAGCAGGTGTCCAAATATCCATCCATGGGAGGTTCCCGCTCCGGCCCTCCGAGCAGCACTAAGGAGTACGTCTGA
- the cldn7a gene encoding claudin-7-A isoform X1, whose amino-acid sequence MANSGIQLLGFFLSLIGIVGLIIGTILPQWKMSAYIGDNIITAVAMYQGLWMSCAFQSTGQLQCKIYDSILQLDSSLQATRALMIVGIIVSIAGLGVACMGMKCTTCVGSDKLRKSRIAMTGGIILLVGGEDGNAPIEFLPKLLNQMFNIEALSLLSGLCAIVACSWFAHNVIRAFYNPYTPVNTKFEFGAAIFIAWGGSLLDVLGGAMLAASCPRKKQVSKYPSMGGSRSGPPSSTKEYV is encoded by the exons ATGGCCAACTCCGGTATTCAACTGTTGGGATTTTTCCTGTCGTTAATTGGCATCGTCGGACTGATCATCGGGACCATCCTGCCGCAGTGGAAGATGTCTGCGTACATCGGGGACAACATCATCACAGCGGTGGCCATGTACCAGGGGCTGTGGATGTCATGCGCTTTCCAGAGTACCGGACAGCTCCAGTGTAAAATCTACGACTCCATCCTGCAGCTCGACA GTTCACTTCAGGCCACTCGAGCCTTGATGATAGTTGGCATCATCGTGTCCATTGCAGGGCTGGGTGTGGCCTGTATGGGAATGAAGTGCACCACCTGCGTAGGGAGTGACAAACTACGCAAGTCCCGCATCGCCATGACAGGAGGCATCATCCTCCTGGTGGGCGGTGAGGATGGAAATGCTCCTATAGAATTTTTACCCAAACTTTTAAACCAAATGTTTAACATAGAAGC actttctctcctctcagggCTCTGTGCCATCGTGGCGTGCTCCTGGTTTGCTCACAATGTCATCCGGGCTTTTTATAATCCCTACACTCCTGTCAACACCAA ATTTGAGTTTGGTGCGGCCATCTTCATTGCGTGGGGCGGCTCCCTCCTAGACGTCCTGGGTGGGGCCATGTTGGCTGCCTCCTGTCCGAGAAAGAAGCAGGTGTCCAAATATCCATCCATGGGAGGTTCCCGCTCCGGCCCTCCGAGCAGCACTAAGGAGTACGTCTGA